A single genomic interval of Armigeres subalbatus isolate Guangzhou_Male chromosome 1, GZ_Asu_2, whole genome shotgun sequence harbors:
- the LOC134225712 gene encoding calmodulin — protein MARYFKEQDIDEFRECFYLFARSGHITTLDELTVIMRSLGLSPTMQELTSYLKKKNGRMSFADFLEVIHQHSRVENLPEEVIEAFKAGDKSGRGTIPARQLRHLLQNWGEGLSFREVDNIFREANVSSNGHVRYADFVRVACAPVPDYY, from the exons ATG GCCCGTTACTTCAAGGAGCAGGACATCGATG AGTTCCGCGAGTGTTTCTACCTGTTCGCCCGCAGCGGACACATCACCACCCTGGACGAGCTGACCGTCATAATGCGCTCGCTGGGCCTATCGCCGACGATGCAGGAGTTGACGTCGTATCTGAAAAAGAAAAATGGCCGCATGAGCTTTGCCGATTTTCTGGAGGTGATCCACCAGCACTCGCGGGTGGAaaaccttccggaggaagtgATCGAGGCGTTCAAGGCCGGTGACAAGAGCGGTCGCGGTACGATTCCGGCCCGGCAGCTGCGTCATTTGCTGCAGAACTGGGGCGAAGGGCTGTCCTTCCGTGAG GTTGACAATATCTTTCGAGAAGCGAATGTATCTAGCAATGGACATGTCCGCTATGCTGATTTCGTACGGGTTGCTTGTGCTCCAGTACCGGATT